The genomic DNA AGCTGGTGCTGGTCGCGGTAGAGCTTGATGGGCATGGCCGTGTGGTAGACGCAGAGGTCGGTGCAGTCGCCCACCACCACGAAGCGGCGGAAGCGGCGCGCGGCGGCCGGGAACCAGTCGCCCGCCCAGACCGAGCTGAGGCAGTTCTTGGCCACCTGCTCGTACTCCGCGGCGAAAGGAAGCCCCGCCAGCTCCGGCACCAGCTCCGTCTCCCGGCTGCCGCGGACGCAGTGCGCGGGATAGGCGGCGAACTCGCGCGCCTCGGGATCGTGCTGGTCGCAGAACTGGTAGAGGGCG from Bacillota bacterium includes the following:
- a CDS encoding cysteine hydrolase yields the protein GGPGGVAILVVDMIRGFASEGPLASPRVGALSGPIARLLERAHAAGVRALYQFCDQHDPEAREFAAYPAHCVRGSRETELVPELAGLPFAAEYEQVAKNCLSSVWAGDWFPAAARRFRRFVVVGDCTDLCVYHTAMPIKLYRDQHQLEYEVLVPARLVDTYDAPGHPGDLFHKLFLYHMAMNGVRVVEDLT